The following proteins are encoded in a genomic region of Cyanobacterium sp. T60_A2020_053:
- a CDS encoding alpha-1,2-fucosyltransferase codes for MNQIQEIYQKKFSDYQCAIHIRRGDYLKYPNHHPICSLNYYAQAIQYFDNSTNFVIFSDDIDWCRHQDLFQEKRFDFWTSQRDDLDLYLMSIFPHQIIANSSFSWWASWLNIYQNKKVIAPSLWFGQNLKHLNTEDIYASYMLKI; via the coding sequence ATGAATCAAATACAAGAAATATATCAAAAAAAGTTTTCTGATTATCAATGTGCTATTCATATAAGACGAGGAGATTATTTAAAATATCCTAACCATCACCCCATTTGCTCCTTAAATTATTACGCTCAAGCAATTCAGTATTTTGATAATTCTACTAATTTTGTTATATTTTCTGATGATATTGATTGGTGTCGTCATCAAGATTTATTTCAAGAAAAACGCTTTGATTTTTGGACATCACAACGAGATGATTTAGACTTATATTTAATGAGTATATTTCCACATCAAATCATCGCAAATAGTTCTTTTAGTTGGTGGGCAAGTTGGTTAAATATTTATCAAAATAAAAAAGTTATTGCCCCATCTTTATGGTTTGGACAAAACTTAAAACATCTTAATACTGAGGATATATATGCTAGTTATATGCTTAAAATCTAG
- the ppc gene encoding phosphoenolpyruvate carboxylase: protein MTFTTTTALEELSIYSNSELLLRHRLKLVENLWELILRNECGQQLVDLLEQLKSACSPEGQTSETPKQSVSKWIEQLELDDAIKTARALALYFQLINIVEQHYEQRNQKIIRSTTTEDQVKALQTSVIDRNSEMELNSSEDYSYFSQKPNPASGGTFHWLFPHLQKLNMPPQKIQDLLDELDIRLVFTAHPTEIVRHTIRKKQRRISHILERLDSAEESCRSMGLTNSYEAEHFRSRLMDEIQLWWRTDELHQFKPTVLDEVDYALHYFQEVLFDSLPHLTKRLQQALHSTFPKLNPPHHKFCYFGSWVGGDRDGNPFVTPEITWSTACYQRNLVIDKYLDSLVQLNDVLSLSLHWCNVMPELLDSLEQDRIRMPEVYDSLYVRYRQEPYRLKLAFIEEKLKNTKARNEGLSNPDTRKSIKLANKEDNLYPSARDFLEDLNLIKTNLEETGLNCQELEHLIFQVEIYGFHLTELDFRQDSSRHSDALNEVANYLGILDRPYNELSEAEKTAWLTRELKTRRPLVPNPIPFAETTTETIETFQVLRALQEEFGVEVCCTYIISMTNYVSDVLEVLLLAKEAGLYDPVLGISSIRIVPLFETVEDLKRSYSVMQELFDLPLYRACLAGGYEEINTNQGESSLVIPRLKPDDLQEVMLGYSDSNKDSGFMSSNWEIHKAQKVLAKLGGRYGVKVKIFHGRGGSVGRGGGPAYAAILAQPTSTINGKIKITEQGEVLASKYSLPELALYNLETISTAVIQASLLGSGFDDIEPWNDIMEEIAMASRRAYRNLIYEQPDFIDFFLSVTPIEEISKLQISSRPARRKSGKKDISSLRAIPWVFSWTQSRFLLPAWYGVGTALQEFLDKEPEENLKLLRYFYLKWPFFKMVISKVEMTLSKVDLQMASHYVEELSKDEDKERFRKLFAEIAQEYYRSRDIVLQINQQERLLDNDPELQRSVQLRNGTIVPLGFLQVSLLKRLRQYASQDKAGLIHFRYSKDELLRGALLTINGIAAGMRNTG from the coding sequence ATGACTTTTACCACCACAACTGCGCTAGAAGAATTAAGCATTTATTCCAACTCAGAATTATTATTACGTCATCGTCTGAAATTGGTAGAAAATTTGTGGGAGTTAATTTTACGCAATGAATGTGGACAACAATTAGTTGATTTGTTAGAACAGTTAAAGTCCGCTTGTTCTCCCGAAGGTCAAACCAGTGAAACCCCCAAACAGTCGGTTAGCAAATGGATTGAGCAGTTAGAATTAGATGACGCTATCAAAACGGCACGGGCGCTGGCGTTATATTTTCAGCTAATTAATATTGTCGAGCAACATTACGAGCAACGTAACCAAAAAATTATCCGTAGCACCACCACAGAAGATCAAGTTAAGGCACTACAAACTTCCGTTATCGATAGGAATAGCGAAATGGAGTTAAATAGTTCAGAAGATTACAGCTATTTTTCCCAAAAGCCTAATCCAGCTAGTGGGGGAACTTTTCATTGGCTTTTCCCCCATTTACAAAAGTTGAATATGCCTCCGCAAAAAATCCAAGATTTATTGGATGAGTTAGATATTCGCTTAGTTTTTACAGCGCACCCCACCGAAATCGTGCGCCATACCATTCGCAAAAAACAACGACGCATTTCCCATATTTTAGAACGTCTCGACAGCGCCGAGGAATCCTGTCGCTCTATGGGGTTAACGAATTCCTACGAAGCCGAACATTTCCGCAGTCGTTTAATGGACGAAATTCAGTTGTGGTGGCGAACCGATGAACTACATCAATTTAAACCAACTGTATTAGATGAAGTAGATTATGCTTTGCACTACTTTCAAGAGGTGTTATTTGATAGTTTACCGCACCTAACAAAACGCTTACAACAGGCACTCCATAGCACTTTTCCTAAGTTAAACCCCCCCCATCATAAATTTTGTTATTTTGGTTCATGGGTGGGGGGAGATCGAGACGGAAATCCGTTTGTAACTCCAGAGATTACATGGTCAACCGCTTGTTATCAACGTAATCTCGTCATTGATAAATATTTGGATTCTCTGGTTCAGTTGAATGACGTTTTAAGTTTATCTCTTCATTGGTGTAATGTGATGCCTGAGTTGTTAGACTCTTTGGAGCAAGATCGCATTAGAATGCCAGAAGTGTATGACAGTTTGTATGTGCGCTATCGTCAAGAGCCTTATCGCTTAAAATTAGCATTTATTGAGGAAAAATTAAAGAATACCAAAGCGCGTAATGAAGGCTTGTCTAATCCTGATACCAGAAAATCCATCAAGTTGGCAAATAAAGAAGATAATCTTTATCCCAGCGCCCGTGACTTTTTAGAAGATTTAAACTTAATCAAAACTAATTTGGAAGAAACGGGCTTAAATTGCCAAGAATTAGAGCATTTAATTTTTCAGGTGGAAATCTATGGTTTTCATTTAACGGAGTTAGATTTTCGTCAAGACTCTTCCCGTCATTCCGATGCTTTAAATGAGGTTGCCAATTATTTAGGCATTTTAGATCGTCCTTACAATGAACTTTCTGAAGCGGAAAAAACTGCTTGGCTGACGAGGGAGTTAAAAACTCGGCGCCCGTTAGTGCCTAATCCCATTCCTTTTGCCGAGACTACCACGGAAACCATTGAAACTTTTCAGGTGTTACGGGCGCTACAGGAAGAATTTGGCGTAGAGGTTTGTTGTACTTACATCATCAGTATGACTAATTATGTTAGCGATGTGCTGGAGGTGTTGTTATTGGCAAAAGAAGCAGGGTTATATGATCCCGTTTTAGGCATCAGTAGCATTCGCATTGTGCCTTTATTTGAAACAGTGGAAGATTTAAAACGCTCTTATTCTGTGATGCAGGAATTGTTTGATTTACCCCTTTATCGTGCTTGTTTGGCGGGGGGTTATGAAGAAATCAACACTAATCAGGGAGAGTCTAGTTTAGTCATTCCGAGGTTAAAACCCGATGATTTACAGGAAGTGATGTTGGGATACTCGGATAGTAATAAAGATTCGGGGTTTATGAGTAGTAATTGGGAAATTCATAAAGCTCAAAAAGTTTTAGCTAAGTTGGGAGGGCGCTATGGGGTAAAAGTTAAGATATTCCATGGGCGAGGTGGCTCGGTGGGGCGCGGTGGTGGTCCAGCTTATGCCGCTATTTTGGCTCAACCGACTTCTACCATTAACGGTAAAATCAAAATTACTGAGCAGGGAGAGGTATTAGCTTCTAAGTATTCTCTTCCTGAGTTGGCATTATATAACCTCGAAACTATTAGTACCGCAGTAATTCAAGCGAGTTTGTTGGGTAGTGGTTTTGATGATATTGAGCCTTGGAATGACATCATGGAAGAAATTGCCATGGCTTCTCGTCGTGCTTATCGTAATTTAATTTATGAGCAACCGGATTTTATTGACTTTTTCTTGTCAGTAACTCCCATTGAGGAAATTAGTAAGTTGCAAATTAGCTCACGCCCCGCTCGCCGTAAGAGTGGCAAGAAGGATATTAGTTCTTTGCGCGCCATTCCTTGGGTGTTTAGTTGGACTCAAAGCCGTTTTTTACTGCCGGCTTGGTATGGTGTTGGTACAGCGTTACAGGAGTTTTTGGATAAAGAGCCGGAGGAAAATTTAAAGTTATTGCGTTATTTTTATTTAAAGTGGCCTTTCTTTAAAATGGTTATCTCTAAGGTAGAGATGACTCTTTCTAAAGTGGATTTACAGATGGCAAGTCACTATGTGGAGGAGTTGTCAAAAGATGAGGATAAGGAGCGTTTTCGCAAGTTATTTGCTGAAATTGCCCAAGAATACTATCGTAGTCGAGATATTGTTCTGCAAATCAATCAACAGGAGCGACTATTGGATAATGATCCTGAATTACAGCGTTCGGTTCAGTTACGCAATGGTACAATCGTTCCCCTCGGCTTTTTACAAGTTTCTCTTTTAAAACGATTACGGCAGTATGCTAGTCAGGATAAAGCCGGGTTGATTCATTTTCGTTATAGTAAAGATGAACTATTGCGAGGGGCGCTGTTAACTATTAACGGTATTGCCGCTGGTATGCGTAACACTGGTTGA
- a CDS encoding PhzF family phenazine biosynthesis protein, which produces MKYYTLDVFTEQIFSGNQLAVFPDAQGLSSEIMQKIAIEFNFSETVFVFPAQNAEANALLRIFTPGGEIPFAGHPTIGTAYLLAKLGQFNLDSPQTEVILEEKAGLVPVMIESVNGIPTSALLTAPLTPEFYPQCPAINDLAQVLSLSEKQLQVEGWQPMAVSCGLPFLIIPVRDVEALKEAKINQPQWERVLKDFWAPHVYPFVKLAENEYRVRMFAPALNITEDPATGSAASAFAGYLTQRETAQEGRWAWQIYQGEDVGRCSRLGAHGFKENGIITKVQVKGASVIVTSGELFLAN; this is translated from the coding sequence ATGAAATATTACACCTTAGATGTCTTCACTGAGCAAATTTTTAGCGGTAATCAGTTAGCTGTATTTCCTGATGCGCAGGGATTATCCAGCGAAATCATGCAGAAAATAGCCATAGAATTTAATTTTTCTGAAACAGTGTTCGTTTTCCCTGCTCAAAATGCAGAAGCTAACGCTTTATTGCGTATTTTTACACCCGGCGGTGAAATTCCTTTTGCTGGGCATCCTACCATTGGCACAGCCTATTTACTGGCAAAATTAGGTCAATTTAACTTAGATTCACCCCAAACTGAGGTTATCTTAGAGGAAAAAGCGGGGCTTGTACCAGTGATGATTGAGTCAGTGAATGGTATTCCCACCAGCGCCCTCCTCACAGCGCCCCTCACCCCAGAATTTTATCCCCAATGCCCTGCCATCAATGATTTAGCCCAAGTATTATCATTGTCAGAAAAACAGCTACAGGTAGAAGGATGGCAACCCATGGCGGTATCCTGTGGTTTACCATTTTTAATTATTCCTGTCAGGGATGTGGAGGCATTAAAAGAAGCGAAAATTAATCAACCACAGTGGGAGAGGGTGTTAAAAGATTTTTGGGCGCCCCATGTCTATCCCTTTGTGAAATTAGCAGAAAATGAATATCGGGTGCGGATGTTTGCTCCTGCTTTAAATATAACTGAAGACCCGGCAACTGGATCGGCTGCTTCTGCTTTTGCTGGTTATCTCACCCAACGGGAAACGGCACAGGAAGGGCGCTGGGCATGGCAGATTTATCAAGGTGAGGATGTCGGGCGCTGTAGTCGGTTGGGGGCGCACGGTTTCAAAGAAAATGGCATAATTACCAAAGTTCAAGTTAAAGGTGCATCGGTAATTGTTACCAGTGGTGAATTATTTTTGGCAAACTAA